From Cucumis melo cultivar AY chromosome 1, USDA_Cmelo_AY_1.0, whole genome shotgun sequence, a single genomic window includes:
- the LOC103500662 gene encoding uncharacterized protein LOC103500662 isoform X2: MAGKKQKNDDLYAVLGLKKECSEAELKNAYKKLALRWHPDRCSASGDSKFVEEAKKKFQTIQQAYSVLSDANKRLLYDVGVYDSDDDDDDGMGDFLTEMVAMMDQTTPNENGEESFEKLQELFQEMFNDDMDGLGPNSPASYFSSTSSSSSSSSSYSGCSTSSNKRNSSDMNNFNSFQAHHVHNFSMGRGGGGGEGSKGRNWRRKR, translated from the exons ATGGCTGGTAAGAAACAGAAAAACGACGATCTGTATGCCGTTTTGGGGTTGAAGAAGGAATGCTCTGAAGCCGAACTTAAAAATGCGTATAAGAAATTGGCTctg AGATGGCATCCGGATCGGTGTTCGGCTTCGGGAGATTCGAAGTTCGTCGAAGAAGCTAAGAAGAAATTTCAAACAATCCAGCAAGCCTATTCCG TTTTATCGGACGCGAACAAACGACTGTTGTATGACGTTGGAGTTTACGACAGTGATGATGATGACGACGAC GGTATGGGAGACTTCTTGACTGAAATGGTTGCCATGATGGATCAAACTACGCCTAAC GAAAATGGAGAAGAAAGCTTCGAGAAATTGCAGGAACTGTTCCAAGAAATGTTCAACGACGACATGGACGGTCTCGGACCAAACTCCCCCGCCAGCTATTTCTCGTCCACGTCGTCATCCTCTTCCTCCTCCTCGTCGTACTCCGGATGTTCCACTTCCAGCAACAAGCGAAACTCGTCGGATATGAACAACTTCAACTCTTTTCAAGCTCATCACGTGCACAACTTTTCCATGGGG agaggaggaggaggaggagaagggaGCAAGGGGAGGAATTGGCGGAGGAAACGgtag
- the LOC103500662 gene encoding uncharacterized protein LOC103500662 isoform X1 codes for MAGKKQKNDDLYAVLGLKKECSEAELKNAYKKLALRWHPDRCSASGDSKFVEEAKKKFQTIQQAYSVLSDANKRLLYDVGVYDSDDDDDDGMGDFLTEMVAMMDQTTPNENGEESFEKLQELFQEMFNDDMDGLGPNSPASYFSSTSSSSSSSSSYSGCSTSSNKRNSSDMNNFNSFQAHHVHNFSMGVSTLQYYNFQVRVRQKKIVFIRQKI; via the exons ATGGCTGGTAAGAAACAGAAAAACGACGATCTGTATGCCGTTTTGGGGTTGAAGAAGGAATGCTCTGAAGCCGAACTTAAAAATGCGTATAAGAAATTGGCTctg AGATGGCATCCGGATCGGTGTTCGGCTTCGGGAGATTCGAAGTTCGTCGAAGAAGCTAAGAAGAAATTTCAAACAATCCAGCAAGCCTATTCCG TTTTATCGGACGCGAACAAACGACTGTTGTATGACGTTGGAGTTTACGACAGTGATGATGATGACGACGAC GGTATGGGAGACTTCTTGACTGAAATGGTTGCCATGATGGATCAAACTACGCCTAAC GAAAATGGAGAAGAAAGCTTCGAGAAATTGCAGGAACTGTTCCAAGAAATGTTCAACGACGACATGGACGGTCTCGGACCAAACTCCCCCGCCAGCTATTTCTCGTCCACGTCGTCATCCTCTTCCTCCTCCTCGTCGTACTCCGGATGTTCCACTTCCAGCAACAAGCGAAACTCGTCGGATATGAACAACTTCAACTCTTTTCAAGCTCATCACGTGCACAACTTTTCCATGGGGGTTAGCACTCTACAATATTATAACTTTCAAGTTCGTgttagacaaaaaaaaattgtttttattagacagaaaatctaa
- the LOC103500664 gene encoding dormancy-associated protein homolog 4-like, which translates to MTTFLHKIWDETLAGPTPDNGLGKLRKYDPVSASESPPVKIAGDVPVTRSITILRRRNYDLGNFSDDRDGRMIDSPRTPLTPGTPDPDGDLKRFPWKRLSAESFDQDD; encoded by the exons ATGACTACTTTTCTTCACAAAATATGGGACGAAACGCTTGCTGGCCCTACGCCAGACAATGGCCTCGGAAAACTTCGAAAGTATGATCCCGTTTCGGCTTCGGAATCGCCTCCGGTTAAGATTGCCGGGGACGTTCCTGTAACGCGGAGTATCACCATTCTGAGGAGGAGAAACTATGATTTGGGGAACTTCTCGGATGATCGTGATGGAAGGATGATCGACTCGCCGCGGACGCCTCTAACTC CGGGGACGCCTGATCCTGATGGTGATCTGAAGAGATTTCCGTGGAAAAGATTGTCGGCTGAATCATTCGACCAAGACGATTAG
- the LOC103500663 gene encoding acyl carrier protein 1, chloroplastic-like isoform X1: MSSTFASSPLPMTLQCTSSMRNKSTTLYLHNNLSAKDGSLFRGERVFPSMKMAKAAKGASLLSKSFKSKICCSVAQPETLEVVQEIIAKQLSLEQSAVIPQTKFSDLGADSLDTVEIMMALEEKFGVSIGEGGAEGISTVQDAADLIEKVKASSAS, from the exons ATGTCGTCAACCTTTGCTTCGTCGCCGCTTCCCATGACTCTCCAGTGCACCTCCTCGATGAGAAACAAGAGCACGACTTTGTATTTGCATAACAACCTATCTGCAAAA GATGGTAGTTTGTTTCGTGGGGAGAGGGTGTTTCCCAGCATGAAAATGGCAAAGGCAGCAAAAGGGGCATCTTTACTTTCCAAGTCCTTCAAATCAAAGATTTGTTGCTCCGTT GCCCAACCAGAAACACTGGAAGTTGTTCAAGAAATAATTGCCAAGCAACTCTCTCTGGAACAAAGTGCAGTGATCCCTCAAACAAAGTTTTCGGATTTGGGAGCCGATTCTCTTGACACC GTTGAGATCATGATGGCTTTGGAAGAGAAGTTTGGAGTGTCCATTGGTGAAGGTGGAGCTGAAGGCATCTCTACTGTTCAAGATGCCGCGGATCTCATCGAGAAAGTCAAGGCATCCTCTGCAAGTTAA
- the LOC103500663 gene encoding uncharacterized protein LOC103500663 isoform X2, with protein sequence MSSTFASSPLPMTLQCTSSMRNKSTTLYLHNNLSAKAQPETLEVVQEIIAKQLSLEQSAVIPQTKFSDLGADSLDTVEIMMALEEKFGVSIGEGGAEGISTVQDAADLIEKVKASSAS encoded by the exons ATGTCGTCAACCTTTGCTTCGTCGCCGCTTCCCATGACTCTCCAGTGCACCTCCTCGATGAGAAACAAGAGCACGACTTTGTATTTGCATAACAACCTATCTGCAAAA GCCCAACCAGAAACACTGGAAGTTGTTCAAGAAATAATTGCCAAGCAACTCTCTCTGGAACAAAGTGCAGTGATCCCTCAAACAAAGTTTTCGGATTTGGGAGCCGATTCTCTTGACACC GTTGAGATCATGATGGCTTTGGAAGAGAAGTTTGGAGTGTCCATTGGTGAAGGTGGAGCTGAAGGCATCTCTACTGTTCAAGATGCCGCGGATCTCATCGAGAAAGTCAAGGCATCCTCTGCAAGTTAA
- the LOC103500665 gene encoding trihelix transcription factor ASIL2, which produces MKEDDEIQSYPSPGSGSPASPISNGRITVTVAAVAPPPPPPSSQNMITLALPNQQTKGGGGGSGGGGREDCWSEGATSVLIDAWGERYLELSRGNLKQKHWKEVADIVSSREDYTKIPRTDIQCKNRIDTVKKKYKTEKAKITAGGGPSKWPFYDRLDQLIGPTSKNVASTAGVATTVNPPLHQNQKVPVGIPVVNRSLIPFQAHHNHGHQQQSKGTKAQKIQYHKRPRTTDSDSSGSDRETSPTSSDSYLQGKFRRKNVRVQKEAVNPNLGKTEKGKNGSREKGWGNAVSELAQAILKFGEAYEQAESSKLQQVVEMEKQRMKFAKDLELQRMQFFMKTQLEISQLKHGRRVVAAGNHHCSNNNNSNSDSSN; this is translated from the coding sequence ATGAAGGAAGACGACGAGATTCAGTCCTATCCGTCGCCGGGAAGTGGATCTCCTGCTTCGCCGATCTCTAACGGTCGGATTACCGTGACGGTTGCGGCGGTGGCGCCTCCTCCTCCTCCGCCTTCTTCTCAGAACATGATAACCTTGGCACTGCCGAATCAGCAGACCAAAGGTGGCGGCGGAGGAAGCGGCGGAGGCGGAAGGGAGGATTGTTGGAGCGAAGGCGCGACGTCTGTGTTGATCGATGCTTGGGGAGAGAGGTATTTGGAACTGAGTAGAGGGAATTTGAAGCAGAAGCATTGGAAAGAAGTTGCTGATATTGTGAGTAGTAGAGAGGATTATACGAAGATACCGAGGACTGATATTCAGTGCAAGAATCGGATTGATACGGTCAAGAAGAAGTATAAGACTGAGAAAGCTAAGATTACTGCTGGAGGAGGCCCCAGTAAGTGGCCATTTTATGATAGATTAGATCAATTAATCGGTCCGACTTCGAAGAATGTTGCTTCTACCGCGGGTGTAGCCACCACTGTTAATCCACCTCTACATCAGAACCAGAAAGTTCCTGTAGGAATTCCTGTAGTGAATCGATCTTTAATTCCCTTCCAAGCTCATCATAATCATGGTCATCAACAGCAATCAAAGGGGACAAAAGCTCAAAAGATCCAATACCACAAGCGGCCTCGAACGACTGATTCCGATTCCTCAGGCTCCGACAGAGAAACATCCCCAACTTCAAGTGATAGTTATCTGCAAGGGAAATTCCGGAGGAAAAATGTTAGGGTTCAGAAGGAGGCGGTGAATCCGAATTTGGGGAAGACAGAGAAGGGAAAGAATGGATCGAGAGAAAAGGGATGGGGAAATGCTGTGAGTGAATTAGCACaagcaattttaaaatttggtgaAGCGTATGAACAAGCAGAGAGCTCAAAGCTACAGCAAGTGGTAGAAATGGAGAAGCAAAGGATGAAATTTGCCAAGGATCTTGAATTGCAAAGAATGCAGTTCTTCATGAAGACCCAATTGGAGATCTCGCAGCTTAAACATGGAAGAAGAGTTGTTGCTGCTGGTAATCATCATTgtagcaacaacaacaacagtaACAGCGATAGCAGCAACTAG
- the LOC103500666 gene encoding uncharacterized protein LOC103500666 — translation MKPETPLDFAVFQLSPRRSRCELFVSSHGNTEKLASGSVKPFVTQLKVAEEQFAHAVQAIKLEVERGGNGDAWFTKGTLERFVRFVSTPEILELVNTFDAEMSQLEAARRIYSQGEGDRHSVTSGGDGTGAGSTDETKKELLKAIDVRLLAVRQDLVTASTRALAAGFNPSTVSDLQLFADQFGAHRLAEACSSFISLSRRRPELVNTWTPGMDDRAVRSSCGSDMSIDDPTEDPVGTHNKPQYQTENKHEPQSGTTSRTEEQSSHVDESKPTTCQPAKSSATVPSRRNAKDETLPENLEKEKNGEETPTELKSTPVGPPARRLSVQDRINLFENKQKENTGGSGGGKPVSGKPLELRRLSSDVSSAPSAVEKAVLRRWSGVSDMSIDFSNEKKDIESPLCTPSSSSISDTKSNVFSGATEIQSEKSLPDLESKTRVEKRGSLVRVGDDESKQQGEEQNPFEGYAGKEAGASSSQAQFRSISGGADPVGLNDRGVSKGSVKNLSSSDDKSKGFKGVLGTETQGTSSIDRGEIDGAKNQVASQVDGFAKKTGDDAADGRLGNKMDDSGSRDILAFPLRPRDSRGHSRSFSNQFESGGIKLESSSTQYMEVDGGQLPQHRRSFKPEPEAVASRNLASSDTYNLKVENFGAQKMKLQKPERSRQAEKPQVSREESSSLHERSKLDTIGKSGTDGQESTPTISSIPGERVQRVRQSKGNQELNDELKMKANELEKLFAEHKLRVPGEHSSSARRNNTADVQLEQAISSQHRTSSALDTAPAQVVERSGVIESTGSSNKMENVYTTPAKLINNHDFSDDSRGKFYNKYMQKRDAKLREEWSSKRAEKEAKMKAMQDSLEKSKAEMRAKFSGFVDRQDSVASARRRAEKLRSFNYRSQARDQLQINSIQSEDDGDFPEVLEQKLNGNDRLHSDSYISDSASRSNQNKKALPSRNLSSTPRPTGATAPPRSVGKVSHSSSGRRRGQTENLLAQSVPNFSELRKENTKPSERKSTTRPLVRNYSRGKTSNEEPAIKEEKPRAQSSRKNSASAIDFKDILPLNTDNVVLAPLLLDEEQNDEIIYDKYLKGIDSKPFLRKGNGIGPGAGTSIAKLKASMESETSKDDEEFDEVAFEGSEIMPKQEEEEEGHEKMENKLAHMDNGKLRLSQESGRSSNSGSEIENSMRSHSHSRVDHSTISELPSMLPSFHKAGLLQDSPGESPLAWNSRMHHPFSYPHEASDIDAYMDSPIGSPASWNSHNITQAETDVARMRKKWGSAQKPSLIATSSSQPRKDMAKGFKRLLKFGRKSRGTESMVDWISATTSEGDDDTEDGRDPASRSSEDLRKSRMGFSEGHDDGFNESELYCEQVQELHSSIPAPPANFKLREDHMSGSSLKAPRSFFSLSTFRSKGTDATSR, via the exons ATGAAACCTGAGACGCCTCTGGATTTTGCCGTATTTCAACTGTCACCTAGGCGTTCACG TTGCGAATTGTTTGTTTCTAGCCATGGCAACACTGAGAAACTAGCATCAGGTTCAGTGAAGCCATTTGTAACTCAATTAAAGGTTGCAGAAGAGCAGTTTGCTCATGCAGTCCAGGCAATTAAGCTTGAAGTTGAGAGGGGTGGAAATGGTGATGCTTGGTTCACAAAAGGAACCCTTGAAAG GTTTGTGCGTTTTGTTAGCACACCTGAGATATTGGAGCTGGTCAATACATTTGATGCAGAGATGTCTCAATTGGAAGCAGCTAGAAGAATTTATTCTCAG GGGGAAGGTGATCGGCATTCTGTTACATCAG GTGGGGATGGAACAGGTGCAGGCTCAACAGATGAAACCAA GAAGGAGCTTTTGAAAGCTATCGATGTACGCCTTCTTGCTGTTAGGCAGGATTTGGTCACAGCTTCTACTCGTGCATTAGCTGCTGGTTTTAATCCTAGTACAGTGTCTGACCTTCAACTTTTTGCTGATCAGTTTGGTGCCCATCGCCTAGC CGAAGCGTGCTCTAGTTTCATATCTCTTTCCCGGAGGAGACCGGAACTTGTTAACACATGGACCCCAGGCATGGACGACAGAGCGGTTAGATCTTCATGCGGTTCCGACATGTCGATCGATGACCCCACTGAAGATCCTGTTGGAACCCACAACAAGCCACAGTACCAAACAGAGAATAAGCACGAACCTCAATCTGGTACAACTTCACGAACCGAAGAACAATCTTCCCACGTGGACGAGTCAAAACCCACCACGTGTCAACCGGCCAAATCCTCTGCCACCGTCCCGAGCCGACGCAACGCGAAAGATGAGACTTTGCCCGAAAATTTGGAGAAAGAGAAGAACGGAGAGGAGACTCCAACAGAATTGAAATCAACGCCTGTGGGTCCTCCCGCCAGGCGGCTCAGTGTCCAAGATCGCATTAACCTTTTTGAGAACAAACAGAAGGAAAATACCGGTGGCAGTGGCGGAGGCAAGCCCGTTTCTGGAAAACCTCTGGAACTGAGAAGGCTCTCGTCGGACGTTTCATCAGCTCCCTCGGCTGTGGAAAAGGCGGTTTTGAGGAGATGGAGTGGTGTCAGTGATATGAGCATTGATTTCAGTAATGAAAAGAAGGATATAGAGAGCCCATTATGTACaccttcttcatcttcaatttCTGATACCAAGTCTAATGTATTTTCTGGTGCAACCGAAATTCAAAGTGAGAAGAGCTTGCCTGATTTGGAGAGCAAGACTAGGGTTGAAAAAAGGGGCAGTCTTGTTAGAGTTGGTGATGATGAGTCCAAACAACAAGGTGAGGAACAGAATCCATTCGAGGGTTATGCAGGTAAAGAGGCTGGGGCATCATCTTCTCAGGCCCAATTCAGGTCAATCTCTGGTGGAGCTGACCCAGTTGGATTGAATGATCGAGGGGTTTCTAAGGGAAGTGTAAAGAATTTATCGAGCAGTGATGATAAAAGTAAGGGCTTTAAAGGTGTATTAGGGACCGAGACACAGGGGACAAGTTCTATAGATCGAGGAGAAATTGATGGAGCAAAGAATCAAGTTGCGTCCCAGGTTGATGGTTTTGCTAAGAAGACAGGGGATGATGCAGCTGATGGTAGGTTAGGTAATAAGATGGACGATTCTGGATCAAGAGACATTTTAGCATTTCCATTACGTCCTAGGGATTCTCGAGGTCATTCTCGTTCTTTTTCTAACCAATTTGAAAGTGGTGGAATAAAGCTAGAATCCTCATCAACTCAGTACATGGAAGTTGATGGTGGCCAATTACCTCAGCATCGGAGATCTTTTAAACCCGAACCCGAGGCAGTGGCTAGCAGGAACCTTGCATCATCGGACACGTATAATCTTAAAGTAGAAAATTTTGGAGCTCAGAAAATGAAATTGCAGAAACCTGAGAGAAGTAGACAAGCAGAGAAGCCACAAGTTAGCAGAGAAGAAAGCAGTTCTCTTCATGAGAGAAGTAAATTGGATACGATTGGGAAAAGTGGGACTGATGGCCAAGAAAGTACTCCTACAATCTCAAGCATACCAGGAGAGCGAGTTCAAAGAGTGAGGCAGTCTAAGGGAAATCAGGAGCTCAATGATGAACTAAAAATGAAGGCAAATGAACTTGAAAAGCTATTTGCAGAGCACAAGCTCCGTGTTCCAGGGGAGCACTCCAGCTCTGCTAGGAGAAACAATACTGCCGACGTGCAGCTTGAACAGGCAATTAGTTCGCAGCACAGAACATCTTCAGCTTTAGACACTGCTCCTGCACAAGTGGTGGAAAGATCTGGGGTAATAGAATCAACGGGGAGTTCCAATAAAATGGAAAATGTTTATACTACGCCTGCAAAATTGATAAATAACCATGACTTCAGTGATGATTCTAGAGGAAAATTTTATAATAAGTATATGCAGAAAAGAGATGCTAAGCTGAGAGAAGAATGGAGTTCCAAAAGAGCAGAGAAGGAGGCGAAGATGAAGGCCATGCAAGATAGCCTTGAGAAAAGTAAAGCTGAGATGAGAGCCAAATTTTCTGGTTTTGTTGACCGACAAGATTCAGTAGCTAGTGCGCGGAGGCGCGCAGAAAAACTCAGATCATTCAACTATCGCTCTCAAGCAAGGGATCAG CTGCAGATCAATTCAATTCAAAGTGAGGATGATGGGGACTTTCCGGAGGTTTTGGAGCAGAAATTGAATGGGAATGACAGATTACATAGCGATTCATATATATCAGATAGTGCTTCTAGAAGCAACCAGAACAAGAAGGCTTTGCCGAGTAGAAATTTATCATCTACTCCTCGTCCCACTGGAGCTACAGCTCCACCTCGGTCAGTTGGCAAAGTTTCTCATTCTAGTTCTGGGAGGCGAAGAGGTCAAACAGAAAATCTTCTTGCACAATCAGTTCCTAATTTCTCTGAACTGAGGAAAGAAAATACAAAACCTTCTGAACGTAAATCAACGACACGCCCGCTGGTGAGAAATTATTCTCGCGGTAAAACTAGCAATGAAGAGCCTGCCATTAAGGAGGAGAAGCCCCGTGCACAGTCTTCAAGAAAGAACTCTGCTAGTGCGATTGACTTCAAGGATATATTACCTTTGAACACAGATAATGTTGTTTTAGCACCATTGTTATTGGATGAAGAGCAGAACGATGAAATCATTTATGATAAGTATTTGAAGGGCATAGACTCAAAGCCTTTTCTGAGGAAGGGCAATGGCATAGGCCCTGGTGCTGGAACAAGTATAGCGAAGTTGAAAGCTTCTATGGAATCCGAAACTTCAAAAGATGATGAAGAATTTGATGAAGTGGCATTTGAGGGTTCAGAAATTATGCCCAAacaagaagaggaagaggaagggcatgagaaaatggaaaataagCTTGCACATATGGATAATGGAAAACTAAGATTAAGTCAAGAATCGGGTAGATCAAGTAATTCTGGGTCTGAAATTGAAAATTCTATGAGATCTCACTCTCACTCACGCGTGGATCATTCTACAATTTCTGAACTTCCCTCCATGTTGCCTTCATTTCATAAAGCAGGGTTACTTCAGGATTCGCCTGGCGAGAGCCCACTGGCATGGAACTCGCGCATGCATCATCCATTCTCCTACCCACATGAGGCCTCTGATATTGATGCATATATGGATTCCCCAATAGGGAGCCCTGCATCATGGAATTCACATAATATAACGCAAGCAGAAACTGATGTGGcaagaatgagaaagaaatgGGGAAGTGCCCAGAAGCCTTCTCTTATTGCTACCTCATCCAGTCAACCACGTAAGGATATGGCTAAAGGGTTTAAAAGGTTGTTGAAGTTTGGGAGGAAAAGTCGTGGGACAGAAAGTATGGTTGACTGGATCTCTGCTACAACATCTGAGGGAGATGATGATACCGAAGATGGGCGAGATCCTGCTAGCAGGTCATCGGAAGACTTAAGGAAGTCAAGAATGGGATTCTCAGAGGGTCATGATGATGGCTTTAATGAAAGCGAGTTGTACTGTGAACAGG TTCAAGAATTACATAGTTCGATTCCTGCACCACCGGCTAACTTCAAGCTAAGGGAGGATCACATGTCAGGAAGTTCCTTGAAAG CTCCGAGATCGTTCTTCTCTCTCTCAACCTTTCGCAGCAAGGGAACCGATGCAACGTCTAGGTAA